CCTAAACTGCCTTTCTCAGCCTATCTATCGATGGTGCTTCCTGCAATAGGGGTTCTGCTCGTGGCGTTCAGTGAAGCACTGGGTGTGGCACATGAGTTTGCTGAAAAACATAATTATGATATCAATGCCGACCAGGAATTGAATGCGCACGCCCTGGCAAACCTGGGATCCGGGTTGTTTGGTGGAATGATCGTAGGTGGGGGTATGTCAGCCTCAGCGGTTAAAGAAGGCGCGGGTGCCCGGACGCAGGTTTCGAACCTGGTCGCCTGGGTTGTAACCCTTGTGACAATCCTCTTTTTAACCCCTCTCTTCACCTCTCTGCCTGAAGCTGTGCTGGGAGCTCTGATCATCCATGCGGTCTGGCACATCCTGGCATCTCGCAAGCTAAAAAAACTTCAGGTGGAATCAAAGGCTGAGTACTGGTTCGGCGTGATAACGATGTTGGGAGTGATATTGATCGATGTGGCTGAGGGAATGGTGATTGGTTTGGTAGCTTCGCTTTTGTTTGTTGTTTACCGATCGAGCCGACCGCATCTCTCCTCGCTGGGGCGTGTTCCCGGGGTTCCCGGTGCATATTCAGATCTGACCCGGCACCCTGAAAACCAGGCGGTCCCCGGGATAATGATCTTGCGCCTGGATAGCCCGATCTATTATGCCAACGCTCAAACCGTTCGCGAGAATATCAAGGCTTTGATCGCTAAAGCCGATCCACCCCCGTATGCTGTCATATTGGATTCTGCTGCACAAGACAACCTGGATCTCACCAGTGCCCAGATGCTGAGAAGCCTGGTACGCGAGCTCAAGGCCAAAGGGATTCAGATATATGCCGCTGAAGTGCATGCACCTGTCCAGGAAGCTGCACGAAGATTGGGATTGATCGGGGAAATCGGACGCGCTAATGGTTTTGCTACGGTCGAGGCAGCTGTCCAATTCATTGAGAAAGGGGCCCATCGGCAAAGCATAATCGGCGAGATCCCCACTACGCATGACTCGGATCACTCGTCAGGCTGAGATTTCCTTTCATCTGTCAATTATGGCAATAACCGGACCATCGCGGGGCTGACGATTCGTATCTCCGCTTGTGATGACCGTTATTTTTTTGCTTAATCCCTTGACGGATCGAGTGATCAGGCTGATCTGACTGGCAAGGACACTCACGATCGGGCAATATGACTAAATCCCAAGCTTTTCGATCAATTCAAGGTCAGCCTGCAGGCTGGTTTTGGATAGTTTGACGCCAGACAATTTATCGTCATCATAGCTAAGCATGCGATCGAGATAATCCTGCACTGCCAGACGGGTTTCTACCTGTAAGTTGGTCACCGCAACCTTGCTTCGTAACATCTCGATTTGCTGGATCAGCTCAGCCTGCGTGTCACCTTCACTGACCAGGAACACCTCAAGGTAGAGCCTCAGGCTCCTCTTGGCCATGAATTGGCTGTCATCAGGTTGGTTGAGCAACGTATGTAGCTCAGATTGTTCGAGGTAAATATCGGCTAATATCTTTGCCCGCTCTGCATCGAAGCGCTCACGGACGATGAGCATTCGCATTAGCGATCCTTCATCCAGCTGGTTAACCAGGCTGGCATTCAGCCCCAGCAAGCCTTCCACAGCCTGGTCAAATGTCTCTAAGGCCTCTTTATATTTGCGTGACCGCTTCAAACCCAGCGCAGTCATAATGACTGCCAATGCCTGGGATATCATTCGCATGATGTAGTCTTCGGTTAGCATAGATCGCCTGACGCATATTATCGCATATAATGCAAAGGCTAAAATTACCGCTGCATGAATTCCATTCAGATAGACTGCCTTATGAAATGAACGCGGGAGATTTCCAGATAACTAGACAATCAAGCTCTCCAGGCGGGGCCACATCACCGTACCCTGCCTCTAGGCGGTGCTGCGCAGTAGTGAATTCGAACTCACAATTGTTTGATTTTTGGACAGAGAATCAAACTACTTGTCCATCCCTGGATTGATTTTATAAGTTTTTAAATATCAAGGTCTCAGTAAATATTACACCCGCATCGCTCCCAGAAATCTGTATGCGAAAAGCTAACCCCAAATATGGGATCGAACGTTATTTATTAATTAAATTCACCCATGATTGTCCCCCCGCCGGAGCCACGCTACCTGCCGTGCTGTCACCTGCCGTGATCTTCGGCGGGTCCGGCGGCTGCTATTTGGCGGGATTCGAACCCGCTACAGTCTAATCCGAAGTCAAAGAACTGCTGGTCTTTAACTTGTTTACAGTATTCTTTAGTCAACAGAATCCCTAATATGGCGCTAGACATCTCCAATGAGTCCTCTGAATCCACTGGGTAACAACCCATTCGTACCACATCTGCATCGTTTCACGATAATTGCGAAGAGCAATTATTACATAGCACCAACGAGGGAAGGCAGCCAATAAACCTGTCCAAAGGTGGATTGGAAGATTACGCAGGGCTTCCATTTCTGCATGGCAGGTCGCTCTAGGGTTGGTTGCCATATGGTGTTTATCTCTTACTGATAGTTAAACAAAAAAGTATACAGCCTATTCAAGTATTTGGATGTCGATTTCTCGGAAGCATGCGCGAATTGTGTTGCTATCAGATTGTTGGCGGCCACTTACCATCGACAAACGTAGCTTCCGACTCACCGGGCCAGGGCGGCATTGTGACGCAAATAAACTTTAAGTCTGTGTCTGATACATTTCGGTATTGAAACGCAGTTCCTGTTGCAATATCGAGTGAGATACCTGGAACAAGGTCCGTCACACAGCTCTCCAGGCCATTGTCTCTCCAAATCTCACCATGCCCTTCTAAAATATACCAGAATTCATTGACTGTCGCATGCACCGTTGCTCTATTTACCTGGTGGGGTGGGACAGTGCTGTGGATCATGTTACCGGTTTTGCTATCTATAAGATAACGAATATCTGCACCCGCAGGCGATTTTGCGTCCGGTCGGTCTGGAAGTATTGTAGTCTTCATCGCGCAAACTCCTTAGATATGCCAGAGAGTAAGTAGGATTGTTATGCTTCACCATCTACCGGTTTGACTCACCGGTGGTGTGGCGATTGCGGAGCTACTCATCTCATCGCACCATTTCTCGATAACCAAGTGTGTACCCGCAAAGCCACTGTTCGGTGGAGCCACTGTTAGCCCACTTCATGCAGTTTACGCAACTGTGGTGGGCCCTGTAAAACTCGTTCTCGCAGGGCATCGACTGGCCATTCATCTCCATAATCATCAATGCCAGCGCGATCGGGCGTTAAACATTCTAACCACCATGTCGCTCCTAATTCGGCGCGCTGCTCGACCCAATCAACCCCTTCTTTCGATTCTGCATCCGGTGTAATCCCCATAGCGATGATATCGATTGGCTGTTCATTTTTGCGATGCTTACTTACATAATGAACCATGTCATTTAGTTGGGCGAGCTGTTGTTCGTTATCCCAAACCGAGAACAATGGAAATACGCCATCCCATTTTGCAGCCCTTCGAAAGGGTGCCTTATATGGCCAATTCCCACCCACCCAAATAGGAATGCGAGGCTGCTGTAGTGGTTTCGGTAGAAAATGTGCATTCTCAATGTGGTAATACTCCCCTGCAAAGCTGAACGGTTCACCACTCCATAAACCAACCAGTACACTTAATGCTTCATCCAGCATTGCCC
This is a stretch of genomic DNA from Anaerolineales bacterium. It encodes these proteins:
- a CDS encoding cupin, translated to MKTTILPDRPDAKSPAGADIRYLIDSKTGNMIHSTVPPHQVNRATVHATVNEFWYILEGHGEIWRDNGLESCVTDLVPGISLDIATGTAFQYRNVSDTDLKFICVTMPPWPGESEATFVDGKWPPTI
- a CDS encoding LLM class flavin-dependent oxidoreductase, yielding MKFGIYLPNFGPYGEARVLANLAQDAENSGWDGFFIWDHIAEWALPMVDPWVALAAIAVTTHRIRIGTTVTPLPRRRPWKVARETVSIDHLSGGRLILGVGIGGGKAKCDNLGEEPDPKKRGAMLDEALSVLVGLWSGEPFSFAGEYYHIENAHFLPKPLQQPRIPIWVGGNWPYKAPFRRAAKWDGVFPLFSVWDNEQQLAQLNDMVHYVSKHRKNEQPIDIIAMGITPDAESKEGVDWVEQRAELGATWWLECLTPDRAGIDDYGDEWPVDALRERVLQGPPQLRKLHEVG